Within Bradymonas sediminis, the genomic segment CGGCGCCCGCGTTTGAGACCCGCAAGGTCTCGCTTCGACTCGCGCCCAATCCCGCAAACCTTGCGTTTAAATTGCGCGACGACGAGGGCGGCCTGGTCGCCCAGGTCAACCGCGCCGGCGCCGGCGGCGAAGAGCGCCTGACAATGGATCTTCCGTCAGGCCTCTATTTCGTCCACGTCAGTGGCACCCACACCAATAGTTGCGAACCCTACGAACTTACCTTCGATTTGCTCCCCTGAATCCGCTGAATCATCACGCTCATGGCGATGAAGAATTGCCCCGGAGCGACGATGAAGAGGAAGTAGGGGAGGGCCGCGAAGAAGGCCATCATCATGGCGAAGAAGACGATAAAGTCGTTCTTCGTCAGGTATTTGAAGTTGCTCATCGCCCGCGTCAACGCGGTCGATTCGCTCTCTGACTTCGTCTCAAAACTCCACTCAAAGGCGAGCAGATCGCCGCGCTTGTTGGCGATGAGCCAGGTATAATAGGCGACCATCGAGACGAGCTTTCCGGCCACCGAGATGCCGCCGAGCCATAGCCAGGTCTCGGGCCCGAGGCTGTCGATGGGGAACTCGGCCGTGCGCCAGGCGCCGATGCCCAGGCCGCCGTAAAACAACACATCCTTAAAGTCGTCGCTCAGCGTGTCGAGCCACTCGCCGAGCAGGCTGAACTCGTATTTTATCCGCGCCAATTCGCCGTCCACGCCGTCCACCACCGAGTTGGTTTGGTAGGCGATGCCGGCGAGCACAAACCAGGTATAGCCGCCCATCGCGGCGCACACGGCCGCGATGATGCCCAGGCTAAAGGTCACGACCGAGATATGATTGGGGTGGATGCCTGTGTGCGCGATGCGCCGGCTGATGGCCAGGCTTATCGAGCGGTTGAGCAGGCGAGAGATGATGCCGTCGATATCCTTTCGGCAACTATTCCACAGGCGGTCCTCTGCGGCTTTTGCGCTGGGCAAATCGCTCACCGCGGCCTGCCATTTCTGGCTGGCCCGCACATCGACGGAGCCGGCGCGCGTGACGTCTGAGAGGGCCTCAAAGCCCGTCTCCCGCGCGCGTGTGAGCCATTGGGACACCAAAGGCGCGGGGATCTCGAGCAGGTGCGCCGGGTCGCCGTCGAGGGTCGAGAGGATGGGCCGCAGCTGTGCGCTCTGATCGGCGGCGTCGAGCTCTTTGGTGTGGATGAGTCCGCGGTCGTAGACCGTCGTGGAGCGGAGCACCAGAAGCGAGGCATCGCCCCTGGCGAGCGCGGCGTCGCGCGCGGCCGCCTGTAGCAGAAGATCGCTCAGGGCCGATGACTCGGTCTCGAAAACCGCGACCTCGATATCGAAATCAATGGCATTTGCGAGGGTTTCAATGGCCACGCGCCGGGCGGGAGAGGCCGCGATGATGGCGCGCTCGCAGCCGCTGACCTTGGCCAGGCGCACCGCGCGCTCAAGAAGCGACAAACCCGCCACGAGCAGACCCGGGTGGGCCGTGTCTGTGTGGCGGGTTGAATCAATAAGGGCAATCCAGCTCATGGGTTTTGTACCGATTGGGAAATCTGGTTCGCAAAAGCGATCAACCCATGTTTTTGCTGCATGCGCGCAGGATGCGCAAGAGGCGTTTGTCTTGCGGCACCTGCGAGCCGCCCATCATCCTGGTTAGCTCGACGCCTGAGCGTAGAGCCATTGCAGTGATTTTTTATCGTTGGAGTCGACGGCCAAGAACTCGACGCCGTATTGGCGCCGGCTCTGCCCGGTGACCTGGCGGCGGATCACGCCGGCGACTTCAACGCGAATCGGGTCTTCCTGGCCAAGCACCGTGATGTTGAGCTCCACGAAGGTGCCCGACTCAAGGGTGGTCTCGGTCTGAAGGAGGCAGCCGCCGGGGCTGATATTGAGCACTCGGCCGAAGATCTCGCGCGGCCCGTCGGCCACGCTTACCGCTGCGATGGCCTGCAGGGGCGCGCGGCGAATGCGGGTATGCGGGCCGGCTTCGAACATCGGGGCGCCCGGGCCGCTGCTGATCGACATCGAGGGGCGGGCTTTTGCGCGGCTGTCTGTATTCGAAAAAATATGCTGCATTTGGGACTCCATGTCATCAATATTTAGGGCCGTCATGGCACCGTGCTTCACGTATATCCACCGAACACCAGCGAGTGTAGCGATGGATCGCGAAGGCGCAAATTTTTTGTTGTTTGGCGGATGCTTCGTCGGCACAAAGTGGTGGCGAAAAATAATTCTCTTCCCTCGATCGTTCCGGGGGTGAGTGCTAGAATTGTGACCACGAACACGCGTCACAGAACATTTTAGTGCTCTAACAAAGGGAAGTAGATGAGCCAGTCAGTAGCGATTTTTGGAGGGGGTGTCGCTGGGTTAACCGCGGCCCATGAGTTGATCGAGCGCGGCTATCGCGTCAGCGTCTATGAGCGCCGCGATATCTATGGCGGCAAAGCGCGAAGTATGGGGATCGGTGAGCCGGGGGTGGACGGGCGCCACCCGCTGCCCGGAGAGCATGGTTTTCGCTTCTTCCCCAGCTTTTATCGCCATCTTCAGGACACGATGAAGCGCATTCCTTTCGGGGATAACCCGAAGGGCGTTTACGATAATTTGGTCGCCACCAAGCAGGTGCTCATCGCGCGGGCGGGGGCCGCTGAGATTCAACTTCCGGCGAATCTTCCCGACTCGATGGGCGATTGGATCAACGTCTTTCGAGTGATGTTTGGCGATATGCTGGGCATTCCCCGGCACGAGATCCTCTTCTTTATCGACCGGATGCTCCAAATTCTATGCGCCTGTGAGGAGCGCCGGCTCGATGAGTACGAGCAGATCCCCTGGTGGGACTTTATCGAGGCAGACACGAAGTCGACCGAGTACCAAAACCTATTGGGCCGCGGGCTTACGCGCTCGCTGGTCGCCATGCAGGCCGAGAAGAGCAGCACCCGCACCGTCGGCGTGATTTACCTGCAACTGGTCTTCGGCGTGGCCGCGCCCTGGTTGGACGCCGACCGCCTGCTCGACGGGCCGACCAACGACGTGTGGATCGACCCGTGGGTGCAGTATTTGACGCAGTTAGGGGTTAATTTTTGCCCCGAGACCACCATCGAGGCGTTTGATTGCGACGGCGAGGAGATCACCGGCGTGCGGGCGAATGGACCCAACGGAACCTTTGAGGTGTCGGCCGACTATTATATCGCGGCCCTGCCGGTTGAGGCGATGATCGACCTGGTGACGCCCATCATGAAAGAGGGCGCGCCCTCGTTGGCCAACCTTGACCTGCTGGAGACCAGTTGGATGAACGGGATCCAATACTTCTTGGACCGCGACGTCCCCCTGGCCCACGGGCACGGGATTTTCATTCACTCGGAGTGGGCGCTCACGACCGTGTCGCAGGGACAGTTCTGGAAGGATGTCGACCTGTCGAGGTACGGCGACGGTCGTGTCGACGGCATCTTGTCGGTGTGTATCTCGGATTGGGACACGCCCGGGTTATTGTACGGCAAGCCTGCGTCGCAATGCTCCCCCCAGGAGATCAAAGATGAGGTCTGGGCGCAGCTCGAAGTCCATATCAACGACAGCGCCCGGCCGATTCTTCACGAAGCCAATATCCTGGACTGGCACCTCGACCCGGCGATTAGCTACCCCGACCCGGGCTCCCCGGACGCGGCGGTCAACGCCGAGCCCTTGCTGATCAATACGGTGGGGTCCTGGGAGCATCGCCCCGAGGCGGTTACGGGGTTGGATAATTTCTTCGTCGCCTCGGATTATGTGCGCACCAACACCGACCTGGCGACGATGGAAGGCGCCAATGAGTCGGCGCGTCGGGCGGTCAACGGGATCTTGGAGCGCGGCAATAGTCGGGAGCGGCGCTGTAAAATCTGG encodes:
- a CDS encoding CDP-alcohol phosphatidyltransferase family protein, which codes for MSWIALIDSTRHTDTAHPGLLVAGLSLLERAVRLAKVSGCERAIIAASPARRVAIETLANAIDFDIEVAVFETESSALSDLLLQAAARDAALARGDASLLVLRSTTVYDRGLIHTKELDAADQSAQLRPILSTLDGDPAHLLEIPAPLVSQWLTRARETGFEALSDVTRAGSVDVRASQKWQAAVSDLPSAKAAEDRLWNSCRKDIDGIISRLLNRSISLAISRRIAHTGIHPNHISVVTFSLGIIAAVCAAMGGYTWFVLAGIAYQTNSVVDGVDGELARIKYEFSLLGEWLDTLSDDFKDVLFYGGLGIGAWRTAEFPIDSLGPETWLWLGGISVAGKLVSMVAYYTWLIANKRGDLLAFEWSFETKSESESTALTRAMSNFKYLTKNDFIVFFAMMMAFFAALPYFLFIVAPGQFFIAMSVMIQRIQGSKSKVSS
- a CDS encoding PilZ domain-containing protein, which codes for MQHIFSNTDSRAKARPSMSISSGPGAPMFEAGPHTRIRRAPLQAIAAVSVADGPREIFGRVLNISPGGCLLQTETTLESGTFVELNITVLGQEDPIRVEVAGVIRRQVTGQSRRQYGVEFLAVDSNDKKSLQWLYAQASS
- a CDS encoding hydroxysqualene dehydroxylase, translated to MSQSVAIFGGGVAGLTAAHELIERGYRVSVYERRDIYGGKARSMGIGEPGVDGRHPLPGEHGFRFFPSFYRHLQDTMKRIPFGDNPKGVYDNLVATKQVLIARAGAAEIQLPANLPDSMGDWINVFRVMFGDMLGIPRHEILFFIDRMLQILCACEERRLDEYEQIPWWDFIEADTKSTEYQNLLGRGLTRSLVAMQAEKSSTRTVGVIYLQLVFGVAAPWLDADRLLDGPTNDVWIDPWVQYLTQLGVNFCPETTIEAFDCDGEEITGVRANGPNGTFEVSADYYIAALPVEAMIDLVTPIMKEGAPSLANLDLLETSWMNGIQYFLDRDVPLAHGHGIFIHSEWALTTVSQGQFWKDVDLSRYGDGRVDGILSVCISDWDTPGLLYGKPASQCSPQEIKDEVWAQLEVHINDSARPILHEANILDWHLDPAISYPDPGSPDAAVNAEPLLINTVGSWEHRPEAVTGLDNFFVASDYVRTNTDLATMEGANESARRAVNGILERGNSRERRCKIWTLDEPPIFAPMRVYDRLRYEMGLGQAGR